Below is a genomic region from Desulfobacterales bacterium.
CCGACAACTTTAACAGGTGGCGCGTCCGGGTCCGTACCGGACGGAAAAGTTTTATAACATAAAATCAAAAACAGGGCCAGGCAGAAAATCCAGGGAATCGAACAGCCACCGTCCGACCCGGCGGACGTGGTTTATCGAACAGCCACCGTCCGATCCGGCGGACGTGGTTTCAGGAAGAGAGATTCCCGTCTTTGATCCGCCGGCCCTCTTTCAAATACCTGAAAAAGGTCTTGCCGGGAACCGGCTTGCTAAACAGGTAACCCTGGAACTGTTCGCAGCCGCGCTCCCGGAGAAAACTAAGCTGGGCCTCGGTTTCCACCCCCTCGGCCACCACCTTCAGACCGAGGCTGTGGGCCATGAAAATGGTTGCCGAGGTAATGGCCGCGTCCTCTTCGTTGTCCGGCAGGTCCTTGACAAAGGCCCGGTCGATCTTGAGGGCATCAAGGGGCAGCTGTTTGAGATACTGCAACGAGGAATAACCAGTGCCGAAATCATCCATGGAAAAGCAGACCCCCATGTCGCGCAAGGCCCGCATGATCCGGATCGCCCCCTGGACATCACCCATGACAATGGACTCGGTTATCTCCAGTTCCAGGCTCCCGGCGGGCAGCCCGGTCTCCTTAAGCACCCTGGTGACCACCTCCACCAGGTCATCCTGATGGAACTGGCGGGGGGAAAGGTTCACCGCCACGTTGAGCGGATGACCGTTTTCGTGCCATGACGCGGCCTGCTGGCAGGCCGTGGCGAGCACCCATTCGCCAATGGGTATGATCAGCCGGGTCTCCTCGGCCAGGGGAATAAAATCGAGCGGCGAAACCAGCTCGCCGTTTCTCAGCCAGCGCACCAGGGCCTCGGCCCCGGCAATGGTCCCGCGCTCGATGCTCACCTTGGGCTGGTAATATACCTCGAACTCCCGCCGTTCCAGGGCCCGCCGCAGGCTGTTCTCCAGCTCCAGACGTCGCCTCACCTCCTGGTTCATCCTTTCGGTAAAGAGCTGAAAATTGCCCCGGCCCAGTTCCTTGGCCCGGTACATGGCCAGTTCGGCGTTTTTGATCAGGGCAACGGCATCCTCGCCGTCGGCCGGGTAGAAGGTAATGCCGATACTGGCGCCGGCAAAGAATTCCTGCTCCTCGACCCGGATCGGTTCGGCAAAGGCATTCTCGATCCGCCGGGCCACCTCCAGGGCATCCCTTTCATCTTTAATCTCGGTCAGCAGCATGATGAATTCGTCACCGCCGACCCGGGCCACCGTGTCCTCGTCCCGGCAGCACTCCTGCAGCACCCCGGCAACCTCCTGCAGGAACCGGTCACCGACATTGTAGCCCAGGCTGTCGTTGATATTCTTGAAATTGTCCAGATCGAGAAAAAACACCGCCAGTATCCGCCGGTGTCGCCTGGCATAGGCCATCGACACCTCCAGCCGATCAATGAAAAGCTGGCGGTTGGGCAGCCCGGTCAGGGCGTCATGATAGGCCTGATGCTGCAACTGTTCCTCGCCCCGCTTGACATCGGTGATATCATAAAACACGGCAACATAATGGGAGGTCTTCCCCTGGAGATCCTTGACCGCGGTGATGGACAGCCTTTCCGGATAGGCCTCGCCGTTTTTCCTCCGGTTCCAGATCTCGCCGCTCCAGAGGCCCTGGTCATTGATGGCCTGCCACATCTCCCGGTAAAACTCCGGACCGTGCAGGCCGGACCGCAGGATCCGGGGATTTTTGCCGATCACCTCGTCGGCGCTATACCCGGTAATCGCCGTAAAGGCCGGATTCACCTGTTCGATTTCAGCGTCGGCATTGGTGATCGTAACCCCCTCGATACTGTTCTCGAAAACCGATGCCAAGAGCAGCATCCGCTGCTTGCGCTCGGTAATGTCCTGACCGAACAGATACACCGAACCGGTCTCCTTTATCGGCACCGACATGAAGGAAAAGACCTTATCATCAATCCCTGTTTCAACATCCCGGACCATCTCTCCGGTTTCAAGGGCCCGGCGGAAACTTGTCAGCAGAAATTCCGGCAGACAGCTGCCGGTCGCACATTGCCATTTTTCAAGCAGGTAGGAGGATGCCGGGTTGGCATAGAGTATGGTGCCGTTGTCAGCGACCCGTAATATGGGGTTGGGGTTCTGTTCCGGGAACTCGGCCAGGACCCGGATCTTTTTCTCTGCTTCATGCAGTTCGGTGATATCGCGGCAATTGAGCACCACTCCCGAGACCGTGTTATCCCTTTCCACCGCCGGGTAACAGGCTATATCCATGAAAAAAACAGGGCCGCCGGCAGAGGCGGACCACTCCTCCTGGACCCTGACCGTCTCGCCGGCCAGGCACCGGTCCACCCTTTCCTTGATCCGGGCAAAAGACTCGGCTCCCATCAGATCGGCCACGGAACGGCCCACCACCTCACCACGTTGTCTGTTAAAGGCCTTTAGAAAGGCATCGTTAACAGCCAGGTACACATAGTTCCGGTCCAGCAAGGCCATATGCTCGGAAGAGGCGGCCACGATCTGTTCATAGCGCCGCAGACTCCGTTCGAGTTGCCGCCGACGCACCTGGGCCCCGGCCAGCAGCCAGGAGCCAATGGTCAGCACGACAAGCAGGGCAACATCCACGACCAGCATCCGGATGCGGAAAGGATACAGTGCCGCGTGGAGGGTTGCCGTGGGCATGAAGGAAATTATCCGCCAGAAATAGGCATCCTGTCCCGGATCATCACCCTTGTCGGTGGAGAGCAGCCGCTCGCCAAGGTTCTTCCGCGCCTCCCGCACCGGGTAGATGGTGGCAAACGATATCAATCCGTCTTGGTTGATGAACTGTCCTGATTCTTCAGCAATTATTTTCTGCCAGGCATCGGGGTAGCGGTTGGCAAAGGTCATATCCCGGCCCTCGGGGAACATGAACCCCCATTCCTCCTCGGGCCGGGCGCCTTTCAGCCAATAGCCCGCGGAGTTCAGCAGCATGATGCCGCCATGGAGCGAGGTCGCCGTCCTCGGTCCCAGATCTTGAAGAAATTTATTACCCAG
It encodes:
- a CDS encoding EAL domain-containing protein, which produces MHANYPTGNGMDTVARRFFKLFLPLLLLLGVVSVFFYMKRHRVEETIIMGREAVYLNEQEKNIAARFEAIVSDLMILAKHHEFEVFFANRNDNDAREQLIREFLVFSRFKTGYDQIRFLDADGMEVIRVNKSPAGPVVVPDEGLQFKGDRYYFQETIGLAEGQIFVSPLDLNVENKEVERPFKPVIRFATPTFDSQGRGTGIVILNYLGNKFLQDLGPRTATSLHGGIMLLNSAGYWLKGARPEEEWGFMFPEGRDMTFANRYPDAWQKIIAEESGQFINQDGLISFATIYPVREARKNLGERLLSTDKGDDPGQDAYFWRIISFMPTATLHAALYPFRIRMLVVDVALLVVLTIGSWLLAGAQVRRRQLERSLRRYEQIVAASSEHMALLDRNYVYLAVNDAFLKAFNRQRGEVVGRSVADLMGAESFARIKERVDRCLAGETVRVQEEWSASAGGPVFFMDIACYPAVERDNTVSGVVLNCRDITELHEAEKKIRVLAEFPEQNPNPILRVADNGTILYANPASSYLLEKWQCATGSCLPEFLLTSFRRALETGEMVRDVETGIDDKVFSFMSVPIKETGSVYLFGQDITERKQRMLLLASVFENSIEGVTITNADAEIEQVNPAFTAITGYSADEVIGKNPRILRSGLHGPEFYREMWQAINDQGLWSGEIWNRRKNGEAYPERLSITAVKDLQGKTSHYVAVFYDITDVKRGEEQLQHQAYHDALTGLPNRQLFIDRLEVSMAYARRHRRILAVFFLDLDNFKNINDSLGYNVGDRFLQEVAGVLQECCRDEDTVARVGGDEFIMLLTEIKDERDALEVARRIENAFAEPIRVEEQEFFAGASIGITFYPADGEDAVALIKNAELAMYRAKELGRGNFQLFTERMNQEVRRRLELENSLRRALERREFEVYYQPKVSIERGTIAGAEALVRWLRNGELVSPLDFIPLAEETRLIIPIGEWVLATACQQAASWHENGHPLNVAVNLSPRQFHQDDLVEVVTRVLKETGLPAGSLELEITESIVMGDVQGAIRIMRALRDMGVCFSMDDFGTGYSSLQYLKQLPLDALKIDRAFVKDLPDNEEDAAITSATIFMAHSLGLKVVAEGVETEAQLSFLRERGCEQFQGYLFSKPVPGKTFFRYLKEGRRIKDGNLSS